Proteins encoded together in one bacterium HR11 window:
- the bshC gene encoding Putative cysteine ligase BshC, with protein MNVQTVSWDRLPATDLFRDYLYRFERLRDWFPGPPFDAEAQRRQMEVRRAFFQRLPHQADWPAWVQPWDPSAGPAVEPTAGLVMTGQQPGLLGGPLFTLYKIATAVRLAEYWQARGESVGAAFWVLDEDHDLKELLTVASIDAQSRPVRPDLPDGVTTNRRPVGLIRVDDERVAPVVHFHETHIRPSLYQAAIEAALRASYGDEHQTLDGAFRAYLHRLLAGFPLPGWISARSAALKQAALPVLVRLVERWAEWLGDWDRWMETLDRRGYHRQVQLHRDYFPMFRLSEGERHRLLWRNGRIVCAGTGEQWTPAAFVRWLADHAAEVSPNVVLRPVVQDFVFPTVAYVAGPSETAYWAQLRFLYDRLEIPMPVVFPRLSLTLVPPPLRRIFHKTGLDVVRCLTEPPSAWTPASDEAPPWASDVERMEADLRAFHARMLDVARTQGLPHTERWHRALDAVELAFQRFRSVAEQAWLERNQRWASARQAIADWLWPLGDMQERAFHPAVFWQFVGPAVAEAVYRAADPWTPDHQVVEVQ; from the coding sequence ATGAACGTTCAGACGGTTTCATGGGACCGACTGCCGGCGACGGACCTCTTCCGGGACTACCTGTACCGTTTTGAACGCCTCCGGGACTGGTTCCCCGGTCCGCCTTTCGACGCCGAGGCGCAACGACGGCAAATGGAAGTCCGGCGGGCGTTCTTTCAACGCTTGCCCCATCAGGCCGACTGGCCCGCCTGGGTCCAGCCGTGGGACCCCTCGGCGGGTCCGGCCGTCGAGCCGACGGCGGGTCTCGTCATGACGGGTCAACAGCCGGGCCTCCTGGGCGGACCCCTGTTCACCCTTTACAAGATCGCCACGGCCGTCCGGTTGGCCGAGTACTGGCAGGCCCGCGGGGAGTCCGTCGGGGCCGCCTTCTGGGTCCTCGACGAGGACCACGACCTCAAGGAGCTCCTGACGGTCGCCAGTATAGACGCCCAGTCCCGGCCCGTCCGGCCGGACCTGCCGGACGGCGTGACGACCAACCGTCGTCCGGTCGGCCTCATCCGCGTCGACGACGAACGGGTCGCGCCGGTCGTGCATTTCCACGAGACTCACATCCGGCCGAGTCTGTACCAGGCGGCCATCGAGGCGGCCCTCCGGGCGTCTTACGGGGACGAGCATCAAACGCTCGACGGGGCTTTCCGGGCGTACCTGCACCGTCTGCTGGCCGGATTTCCCCTGCCCGGCTGGATCTCGGCCCGCTCGGCGGCCCTCAAGCAGGCGGCCCTGCCCGTCCTGGTCCGGCTCGTCGAGCGGTGGGCCGAGTGGCTCGGCGACTGGGACCGCTGGATGGAGACCCTCGACCGCCGGGGCTACCACCGGCAGGTCCAGCTCCACCGAGACTACTTCCCCATGTTCCGGCTGTCGGAGGGCGAACGGCACCGCCTCCTCTGGCGAAACGGGCGCATCGTCTGCGCCGGGACCGGCGAACAGTGGACGCCGGCGGCCTTCGTCCGCTGGCTGGCCGACCACGCCGCCGAGGTCAGCCCCAACGTCGTCCTGCGCCCCGTCGTGCAGGACTTCGTCTTCCCGACGGTCGCCTACGTGGCCGGGCCCTCCGAGACGGCCTACTGGGCCCAACTGCGATTCCTGTACGACCGCCTGGAGATACCCATGCCGGTCGTCTTCCCCCGGCTCAGCCTGACCCTCGTCCCGCCGCCCCTCCGGCGTATCTTTCATAAGACGGGCCTCGACGTCGTCCGGTGCCTGACCGAGCCCCCGTCGGCCTGGACGCCGGCGTCCGACGAGGCACCCCCCTGGGCGTCGGACGTCGAACGAATGGAGGCCGACCTGCGGGCCTTCCACGCCCGTATGCTGGACGTCGCCCGGACGCAGGGCCTGCCGCATACCGAACGCTGGCACCGGGCCCTCGACGCCGTCGAGCTGGCCTTCCAGCGATTCCGGAGCGTAGCCGAGCAGGCCTGGCTCGAGCGAAATCAGCGATGGGCGTCGGCCCGTCAGGCTATCGCCGACTGGCTGTGGCCCTTGGGCGACATGCAGGAACGGGCCTTCCACCCGGCCGTCTTCTGGCAGTTCGTGGGTCCGGCCGTGGCCGAGGCCGTCTACCGGGCGGCCGACCCCTGGACGCCGGACCATCAGGTCGTGGAGGTCCAATAA